The following proteins are encoded in a genomic region of Desulfosporosinus youngiae DSM 17734:
- the pgeF gene encoding peptidoglycan editing factor PgeF translates to MSWKWHNSGSLTYLTIPKWQDAGIDLGFSTRVGGVGLVPYDTLNLGLHVGDDSKFVIENRKRWFDQWGVPWTRVTVGEQVHGTDVIWVKENDGGRGANEMETAIPAVDGLITQTTIGLMAFFADCVPLFFYYPDLEAVGIVHAGWKGTVNKIGLKAMEGFEKAGGRTENAWVAIGPSIGPCCYSIDERVAEWFRSNFNKTPFLRSQGEGHYLLDLWEANRSIFLEKGIRPENIDIAEICTADNPEWFFSHRRDGARTGRMAGWIRMRSTRCDARGTKGTGDTE, encoded by the coding sequence ATGAGCTGGAAGTGGCACAATAGTGGAAGTTTAACTTACTTAACTATTCCCAAATGGCAAGATGCAGGGATTGACCTAGGGTTTTCTACTCGGGTTGGTGGAGTCGGTCTGGTTCCCTATGATACGTTGAATTTAGGACTTCATGTTGGAGATGACTCTAAGTTCGTTATAGAGAATCGTAAACGTTGGTTTGATCAATGGGGAGTTCCTTGGACTAGGGTTACAGTGGGTGAGCAAGTCCATGGTACGGATGTAATATGGGTCAAGGAGAATGACGGGGGACGGGGAGCGAATGAAATGGAGACGGCAATCCCCGCCGTTGATGGCTTAATAACACAAACTACTATAGGGCTAATGGCATTTTTTGCAGATTGCGTTCCTCTCTTTTTTTACTACCCGGATCTTGAAGCAGTAGGCATTGTGCATGCTGGCTGGAAGGGAACTGTCAATAAAATTGGCCTGAAGGCTATGGAAGGATTTGAAAAAGCCGGGGGACGTACAGAAAATGCATGGGTTGCCATCGGACCAAGTATAGGTCCATGCTGTTATTCTATAGATGAACGGGTAGCTGAATGGTTTCGCTCTAATTTTAATAAAACGCCCTTTCTTCGTTCGCAGGGAGAAGGACACTACTTACTTGATCTATGGGAAGCTAATCGATCAATATTCCTGGAAAAAGGGATTCGTCCGGAAAATATAGATATCGCTGAAATTTGCACCGCAGATAATCCTGAGTGGTTCTTCTCTCATCGCCGGGATGGTGCTCGGACAGGACGGATGGCAGGTTGGATCAGAATGCGAAGCACGAGGTGCGATGCTCGGGGCACGAAAGGTACGGGAGATACGGAATAA
- a CDS encoding YlmC/YmxH family sporulation protein has product MRVSDLRLLDIVNVKDGRRLGPIKDLDLDLERGVVKGIIVPGPSRSWGLFGSGKTEDFFVPWDHVKKIGVDVILVDVNDLPEFNTENDDRR; this is encoded by the coding sequence ATGCGGGTCTCAGATTTAAGATTATTAGATATTGTGAACGTTAAAGATGGGCGCAGGTTAGGTCCGATTAAAGACCTGGATTTAGATCTGGAAAGGGGTGTCGTCAAAGGTATCATTGTGCCTGGACCCTCGCGGAGTTGGGGGCTTTTCGGGAGCGGAAAGACGGAAGACTTTTTTGTTCCATGGGATCATGTCAAAAAAATAGGAGTTGATGTCATCTTGGTGGATGTCAATGATTTGCCTGAATTCAATACAGAAAATGACGATCGTCGATAA
- the sigG gene encoding RNA polymerase sporulation sigma factor SigG codes for MALNKVEICGVNTSKLPVLSSAKMKELFVIYQAGNRSARDKLIHGNLRLVLSVIQRFTNRGEYVDDLFQVGCIGLMKAIDNFDLGQNVKFSTYAVPMIIGEIRRYLRDNNPIRVSRSLRDIAYKALQVRDQLVSERSCEPTVAEIANKLSLPREDVVFALDAIQEPISLFEPIYHDGGDPIFVMDQIGDDKQTDTGWVEGLAVREALRRLSEREKLILSLRFFQGKTQMEVADEIGISQAQVSRLEKAAMQHMRKYV; via the coding sequence TTGGCATTGAATAAAGTTGAGATTTGTGGAGTGAACACCTCAAAGTTGCCTGTGTTGTCCAGCGCGAAAATGAAAGAGTTGTTTGTAATCTATCAAGCTGGAAACCGCAGTGCCCGAGATAAACTAATCCATGGGAATCTCCGCCTTGTTCTTAGCGTGATCCAACGGTTTACGAATCGTGGAGAGTATGTGGATGACCTTTTTCAGGTTGGCTGTATCGGGTTAATGAAAGCTATTGACAATTTTGATCTCGGACAGAATGTCAAATTCTCTACTTATGCTGTCCCTATGATTATTGGGGAAATTCGTCGTTATTTAAGAGATAATAATCCGATTCGGGTGAGTAGGTCCCTGCGAGATATTGCTTATAAAGCACTACAGGTGCGGGATCAGTTGGTAAGTGAACGTTCATGTGAACCAACCGTTGCAGAAATAGCCAACAAATTATCTCTGCCGCGAGAAGACGTTGTTTTTGCCTTAGATGCTATTCAGGAGCCGATTTCTTTATTTGAGCCCATTTATCACGATGGTGGGGATCCTATCTTTGTCATGGATCAAATAGGAGATGATAAACAGACTGATACCGGCTGGGTTGAAGGGCTCGCCGTTCGTGAAGCCTTGCGCCGCTTAAGCGAACGGGAAAAACTTATCCTATCTCTGCGCTTTTTTCAGGGAAAAACTCAGATGGAAGTGGCGGATGAGATCGGAATATCTCAGGCTCAGGTTTCCCGCCTTGAGAAGGCAGCTATGCAACACATGCGTAAGTACGTGTAA